A DNA window from Bradyrhizobium sp. CCBAU 53421 contains the following coding sequences:
- a CDS encoding D-alanyl-D-alanine carboxypeptidase family protein — MAAQTAIPRTLSARAGRCWRGVVAAAVALAIGCGGVVYAANQSVQGAKKEEGGFDGDAPTAILVEASSGSVLFEKNADELRAPSSMMKLMTAEVVFDAIKKGDIKLTDEYRISENAWRRGGAPSGTSTMFAAINSKVSVDDLLHGAIIPSGNDACIALAEGIAGNEHTFATDFMTKRARELGMTKSTFGNSNGLPDPTNKMTVRELAVLARHIILTYPDRYKLFGEKEFTWNKIRQQNRNPLLNALPGADGLKTGYTKEGGYGMVGSAVQNDTRLIVVVNGLEDSEDRATEAKKMLEWGFRSFETRVLIAANQPVGYARVFGGESRSVKLVSPDPIKVMVSKNGNDKLLARVIYNGPVKAPITAGQQIGVVRVWRGANVAMETPVFAADAVGTGSTMRRALDGAQELVIGMFRAGVEKL; from the coding sequence ATGGCAGCCCAGACCGCAATTCCCCGCACGTTGTCAGCTCGCGCCGGGCGGTGCTGGCGTGGCGTGGTCGCGGCCGCGGTTGCGCTTGCGATCGGCTGCGGCGGGGTGGTCTATGCCGCCAACCAAAGCGTCCAGGGCGCCAAGAAGGAAGAGGGCGGGTTCGACGGCGACGCGCCGACCGCGATCCTGGTCGAGGCCTCCTCGGGCAGCGTGCTGTTCGAGAAGAACGCCGACGAGCTGCGCGCGCCCTCCAGCATGATGAAGCTGATGACCGCCGAAGTGGTGTTCGACGCCATCAAGAAGGGCGACATCAAGCTGACCGACGAGTACCGGATCAGCGAGAACGCCTGGCGGCGGGGTGGGGCGCCGTCTGGAACCTCGACGATGTTCGCGGCGATCAACAGCAAGGTTTCGGTCGACGACCTCCTGCACGGCGCGATCATCCCGAGCGGCAACGACGCTTGCATCGCGCTGGCCGAAGGCATCGCCGGCAACGAGCATACGTTCGCGACCGACTTCATGACCAAGCGCGCCCGCGAGCTCGGCATGACCAAGTCGACCTTCGGCAATTCCAACGGGCTGCCGGACCCGACCAACAAGATGACGGTGCGGGAACTCGCCGTGCTGGCGCGCCACATCATCCTGACCTACCCGGACAGGTACAAGCTGTTCGGCGAGAAGGAATTCACCTGGAACAAGATCCGCCAGCAGAACCGCAATCCGCTGCTGAACGCCTTGCCCGGCGCCGATGGGTTGAAGACCGGCTACACCAAGGAAGGCGGCTATGGCATGGTCGGCTCGGCCGTGCAGAACGACACGCGCCTGATTGTCGTGGTCAATGGCCTCGAGGATTCCGAGGACCGCGCCACCGAAGCCAAGAAGATGCTGGAATGGGGGTTCCGCAGCTTCGAGACCCGGGTCCTGATCGCGGCCAACCAGCCGGTCGGCTACGCCCGGGTGTTCGGTGGCGAGAGCCGTTCGGTCAAGCTGGTCAGCCCCGATCCGATCAAGGTGATGGTGTCGAAGAACGGCAACGACAAGCTGCTCGCGCGCGTCATCTATAACGGTCCGGTCAAGGCGCCGATCACCGCCGGCCAGCAGATCGGCGTCGTCCGGGTCTGGCGCGGTGCCAATGTCGCGATGGAAACTCCGGTGTTCGCGGCGGATGCCGTCGGCACCGGATCGACGATGCGCCGCGCGCTCGACGGCGCCCAGGAGCTCGTGATCGGAATGTTCCGCGCAGGGGTCGAGAAGCTCTGA
- a CDS encoding alpha/beta fold hydrolase yields MSSSRIISANGIDMFVREAGQGPLVVLCHGWPELSYSWRHQITALAAAGFRVVAPDMRGFGRTSAPADVGAYTIFDTVGDMVALVAALGEKQAMVVGHDWGAPVAWHAALFRPDVFTKVAGLSVPPPFRGRGRPLETLRGSGITNFYWQYFQPPGLAEAEFERDIAHTMRLVLGRGVSDPSSMFVDEAKGFLGKLPAGMPLPAWLTEADIAEFAEGYRQSGFRGGLNWYRNLDRNWELTAPWQDAQIHQPSLFIAGSNDSVITGLIGAKRVADMERVLPNLRQKLIIDGAGHWIQQERPDEVNAALIGFLR; encoded by the coding sequence ATGTCATCCTCCCGCATCATTTCCGCCAACGGCATCGACATGTTCGTGCGCGAGGCCGGGCAAGGCCCGCTGGTCGTGCTCTGCCACGGCTGGCCGGAACTGTCCTACTCGTGGCGGCACCAGATTACAGCGCTCGCCGCCGCAGGCTTCCGGGTCGTCGCCCCCGACATGCGCGGCTTCGGGCGGACTAGCGCACCGGCCGATGTCGGCGCCTACACCATCTTCGATACCGTGGGCGACATGGTCGCGCTGGTGGCCGCGCTCGGCGAGAAGCAAGCGATGGTCGTCGGTCACGATTGGGGTGCGCCGGTTGCCTGGCACGCGGCCCTGTTCCGCCCTGATGTCTTCACCAAGGTCGCCGGCCTCAGTGTGCCGCCGCCATTCCGCGGCCGCGGCCGTCCGCTGGAAACCCTGCGGGGGAGCGGCATCACCAACTTCTATTGGCAATACTTCCAGCCGCCCGGCTTGGCTGAGGCGGAGTTTGAGCGCGACATCGCCCACACCATGCGGCTGGTGCTGGGACGCGGCGTCTCGGATCCGAGCTCGATGTTCGTCGACGAGGCCAAGGGCTTCCTCGGCAAGCTGCCGGCTGGAATGCCGTTGCCGGCCTGGCTGACCGAGGCCGACATCGCCGAATTCGCCGAAGGCTACCGGCAGTCCGGCTTCCGCGGCGGCCTGAACTGGTACCGCAATCTCGACCGCAACTGGGAGCTGACCGCGCCCTGGCAGGATGCCCAGATCCATCAGCCGTCGCTGTTCATCGCCGGCTCGAACGATTCGGTGATCACCGGGCTGATCGGCGCCAAGCGGGTTGCGGATATGGAACGGGTGCTGCCGAACCTGCGGCAGAAGCTCATCATCGATGGCGCCGGCCATTGGATCCAGCAGGAACGCCCTGACGAGGTCAACGCGGCGCTGATCGGATTTCTCAGATGA
- a CDS encoding septal ring lytic transglycosylase RlpA family protein has translation MIRTARGAVAVATCLVLANCASSNKFASRVDPKYGVSSSPRVVALGDPVPKGGGTYRIGKPYVVAGRTYVPEENENYRAEGMASWYGDDFHGRLTANGEVFDMGSLTAAHPTLPMPSYARVTNLSNGRSLIVRVNDRGPYHGNRLIDVSNKAAELLDFKGNGVARVRVEYVGRAPLEGSDDRQLIATLRTGTPAPSPSMVRVASARPFVPEMSSSSGRIRGDVPLPEGRPYSLGNTQADYASVSATSEMSASSRSRGRALNNPREVSYESDPRYAATPSPAAAYVPIDARGPAEVLSGRGLY, from the coding sequence ATGATCCGGACGGCGCGCGGTGCCGTTGCGGTGGCCACGTGCCTCGTGCTCGCCAATTGTGCCTCCTCGAACAAGTTTGCCAGCCGGGTCGATCCCAAATACGGCGTGTCGTCGAGCCCGCGGGTCGTGGCGCTCGGTGACCCCGTGCCGAAGGGCGGCGGCACTTACCGCATCGGCAAGCCCTACGTCGTCGCCGGCCGCACCTATGTGCCGGAGGAGAACGAGAACTACCGCGCCGAGGGCATGGCGTCCTGGTATGGCGATGATTTCCACGGCCGGCTGACCGCCAATGGCGAGGTGTTCGACATGGGCTCGCTCACGGCCGCCCATCCGACCTTGCCGATGCCGAGCTACGCGCGGGTCACCAACCTGAGCAACGGCCGATCGCTCATCGTCCGCGTCAACGACCGCGGTCCGTACCACGGCAACCGCCTCATAGACGTCTCGAACAAAGCGGCCGAACTTCTTGATTTCAAAGGAAATGGTGTGGCGCGCGTCCGCGTGGAATATGTCGGCCGGGCGCCGCTCGAAGGCTCCGACGACCGCCAGCTGATAGCGACCCTGCGGACCGGTACGCCGGCGCCGTCACCGTCGATGGTGCGGGTCGCCTCGGCGCGGCCGTTCGTGCCTGAGATGTCGTCCTCGTCCGGCCGGATCCGGGGCGATGTCCCGCTGCCTGAGGGACGGCCCTATAGCCTCGGCAATACCCAGGCCGATTACGCCTCGGTCAGCGCCACTTCGGAAATGTCGGCCTCGAGCCGGTCGCGGGGCCGCGCCTTGAACAATCCGCGCGAAGTCTCCTACGAGAGCGATCCGCGCTATGCGGCAACCCCCAGCCCGGCCGCTGCCTATGTACCGATCGACGCGCGCGGGCCGGCCGAGGTGCTGAGCGGGCGCGGGCTCTACTGA
- a CDS encoding NUDIX domain-containing protein, whose protein sequence is MTGGVREGTSALLVSTDGRLLMQLRDDLPHVSDPGKISLFGGRREGDETFLECVVREIHEEIGYYLPPERFESIGRYFGADHATPGGTLHGEVFLARGVPITQLTVTEGRLEIVAMDDLERVSGRLARPAEYALAIFLKREPITRAM, encoded by the coding sequence ATGACAGGCGGAGTCAGAGAGGGAACGTCCGCGCTGCTCGTCAGCACGGATGGCCGGTTGCTGATGCAACTGCGCGACGACCTTCCTCACGTGTCCGATCCCGGCAAGATCAGCCTGTTCGGTGGGCGGCGCGAGGGCGACGAGACCTTCCTGGAATGCGTGGTGCGCGAAATCCATGAGGAGATTGGCTACTACCTGCCGCCCGAGCGCTTCGAGTCGATCGGTCGTTACTTCGGAGCGGATCATGCGACGCCAGGCGGCACCCTCCACGGCGAGGTGTTTCTTGCGCGGGGCGTACCGATCACCCAGTTGACGGTCACCGAAGGCCGCCTCGAGATCGTCGCCATGGACGACCTCGAACGGGTCAGCGGCCGGCTGGCACGCCCGGCAGAGTATGCGCTGGCGATCTTCCTGAAGCGCGAACCGATTACCCGAGCGATGTAA
- a CDS encoding low molecular weight phosphatase family protein, with amino-acid sequence MVTRLTAATGAGHHERMKRVLFLCTGNYYRSRYAEELFNHLARGQNLPWRASSRGAAERGSPDNVGAMSVFADDRLRANGIVPEGATRYPQPCSLADFDGVDLVIALKEAEHRPLIERRFPEVAERVTYWHVHDIDVAHPAVALPMIDDLVRELVTSLG; translated from the coding sequence ATGGTCACACGGTTGACCGCGGCCACCGGCGCCGGCCATCATGAGCGCATGAAGCGCGTCCTCTTCCTTTGCACCGGCAACTACTATCGCAGTCGATACGCAGAGGAGCTGTTCAATCATCTTGCACGCGGCCAGAACCTGCCGTGGCGCGCATCCTCCAGAGGCGCCGCCGAACGGGGCTCGCCCGACAATGTCGGGGCGATGTCGGTGTTTGCCGATGACCGCCTTCGCGCCAATGGCATCGTTCCGGAGGGCGCAACGCGCTATCCGCAGCCATGTTCATTGGCGGACTTCGATGGCGTCGACCTCGTGATCGCGCTCAAGGAGGCCGAGCATCGTCCGCTCATCGAGCGCCGGTTCCCCGAGGTCGCCGAGCGGGTGACCTATTGGCATGTGCACGATATCGACGTTGCCCATCCCGCGGTCGCGTTGCCAATGATCGACGATCTCGTCCGCGAGCTGGTTACATCGCTCGGGTAA
- a CDS encoding acyltransferase yields the protein MSTERKGQSDRSEPLDALRGLAISLVIARHYVGFGFGVFGVDLFFVLSGFLIGGILLDTRGQPGYFTSFYGRRAFRILPLYWLLLLAVPPSHAGYYLFFAQGIPWLQFGRPLDEPASITWSLAIEEQFYLILPVLIFWSPRRWLLRVLWSGVLLAPVFRWLLDGYLPANSWEYLLPGRLDALFGGVLLACLLRGYCRSPILWAALACLPPLFDAAYACFVGFAPFNLLSPVALICCAAVWSGATTQQRVAARPLIWMGRRCYALYLFHIPVSDVFFGFGFGSYSSFIALPAVCVLAEVSWRAIESPLIGYARKRFARAKSGMIRVGSAVSPSRARAERPTRR from the coding sequence ATGAGCACGGAACGCAAAGGTCAGTCCGACCGTTCCGAACCGCTTGACGCGCTCAGGGGGCTGGCGATTTCGCTGGTCATCGCCCGCCACTATGTCGGGTTTGGTTTCGGCGTGTTCGGCGTCGATCTGTTCTTCGTTCTCAGCGGCTTTCTGATCGGCGGCATCCTGCTCGATACGCGCGGGCAGCCGGGCTATTTCACGTCGTTCTACGGCCGGCGCGCGTTCCGGATCCTGCCATTGTACTGGCTTCTCCTGTTGGCCGTCCCGCCGTCACACGCCGGCTACTATCTGTTCTTCGCGCAGGGCATCCCGTGGTTGCAGTTCGGCCGCCCGCTGGACGAGCCGGCATCCATCACCTGGTCGCTGGCTATCGAGGAGCAATTTTACCTGATCCTGCCGGTGCTCATTTTCTGGTCGCCGCGTCGATGGCTGCTCCGGGTGCTTTGGAGTGGCGTGCTGCTCGCTCCGGTCTTCCGGTGGCTGCTCGATGGATATCTGCCGGCAAACTCCTGGGAGTATCTGCTGCCGGGACGCCTGGACGCGCTGTTCGGCGGTGTGCTGCTCGCGTGCCTTTTGCGTGGATATTGCCGCTCACCCATTCTGTGGGCTGCCCTCGCCTGCCTTCCGCCTCTCTTCGACGCTGCATACGCCTGCTTCGTCGGGTTTGCTCCGTTCAACCTCCTATCGCCCGTCGCACTGATCTGCTGTGCCGCCGTGTGGTCCGGCGCCACCACGCAGCAAAGAGTGGCTGCTCGTCCGCTGATCTGGATGGGCCGCCGATGCTATGCGCTCTACCTGTTTCACATTCCCGTCTCCGATGTCTTTTTCGGTTTTGGCTTTGGCTCCTATTCGAGCTTCATTGCGCTTCCGGCTGTCTGCGTGCTGGCGGAGGTCAGCTGGCGCGCGATCGAGTCCCCGCTGATCGGTTATGCAAGGAAACGATTCGCGAGAGCAAAGTCTGGGATGATCAGGGTCGGTAGTGCTGTCTCACCATCGCGGGCGCGAGCTGAACGGCCCACGCGCCGCTAG
- a CDS encoding alpha/beta fold hydrolase: MIQSDATFDGTFPFTPQFSAAPGFPMHYVDEGPRDGGVVLCLHGEPTWGYLFRHLVPALSATHRVVVPDHMGFGKSATPAQRSYWLQDHVDNLEALVLALDLADITLVMHDFGGPVGMGFAARHPDRIRRIISANGPTPFGQSDLFERVTANAQVSPWFQWIAKAEANGELELVLGQLGFNILSTLKLNGFENNAVITDVWLAAYGAPFARPADCLGAIGWARGFATGAHRFDAPDPAAERAIRGKPALAIWGEADRTLHAEHFLPLFSAIFPAAPVRRLAGVGHYCFEDAPQEIGGLIGEFIRQT, translated from the coding sequence ATGATCCAGTCCGACGCCACCTTTGACGGCACCTTTCCATTCACGCCGCAGTTCAGCGCGGCGCCAGGCTTCCCGATGCACTATGTCGACGAAGGCCCGCGGGATGGCGGGGTGGTGCTCTGCCTGCACGGCGAGCCGACCTGGGGCTACCTGTTCCGCCATCTGGTGCCGGCGCTCAGCGCGACGCACCGCGTGGTCGTTCCGGATCACATGGGGTTCGGCAAGAGCGCGACGCCGGCGCAGCGCAGCTACTGGCTGCAAGACCATGTCGACAATCTCGAAGCGCTGGTGCTCGCGCTCGATCTCGCTGACATCACGCTGGTGATGCACGATTTCGGCGGTCCCGTCGGCATGGGGTTCGCGGCCCGCCATCCGGATCGCATCCGCCGCATCATCTCGGCCAACGGGCCGACACCGTTCGGGCAGAGCGATCTGTTCGAGCGCGTCACGGCAAATGCGCAAGTCTCGCCCTGGTTTCAATGGATCGCAAAGGCGGAGGCGAACGGCGAGCTCGAGCTGGTTCTCGGCCAACTCGGCTTCAACATCCTGAGCACGCTCAAGCTCAACGGCTTCGAGAACAACGCCGTCATCACCGATGTCTGGCTCGCGGCCTACGGCGCCCCGTTCGCGCGCCCGGCCGACTGCCTCGGTGCGATCGGATGGGCCAGGGGCTTTGCGACCGGTGCGCACAGGTTCGACGCGCCGGATCCCGCCGCCGAACGTGCGATCCGCGGCAAGCCTGCGCTGGCCATCTGGGGCGAAGCGGACCGCACGCTGCACGCGGAGCATTTCCTGCCGCTGTTTTCCGCAATCTTCCCGGCGGCGCCGGTCAGGCGTCTTGCCGGCGTCGGGCATTACTGCTTTGAGGATGCCCCGCAGGAGATCGGCGGCCTGATCGGGGAGTTCATCCGGCAAACCTGA
- a CDS encoding helix-turn-helix domain-containing protein, which produces MAKRVSHRDSMCGVARPLDAIGDWWSLLIVRDAFDGKRRFGEFQKSLGLAKNILSARLRNLLAHGIMEAVPAADGSPYQDYVLTEKGRGLFPLLVALRQWGEDFFFAPDESHVLLVDRKNGLPVRRLELRAQDGRVVGAEDTMVRLP; this is translated from the coding sequence ATGGCCAAGAGAGTGAGCCACAGGGACTCGATGTGCGGCGTGGCCCGCCCGCTGGATGCGATCGGCGATTGGTGGTCGCTGTTGATCGTCCGCGATGCATTCGACGGAAAGCGCCGGTTCGGCGAATTTCAGAAGAGCCTCGGGCTTGCCAAGAACATCCTCTCCGCACGGCTCCGCAATCTGTTGGCGCATGGAATCATGGAGGCCGTGCCGGCAGCGGACGGCAGCCCGTATCAGGATTATGTGCTGACCGAAAAGGGACGCGGGCTCTTCCCGCTTCTCGTCGCGCTCCGGCAGTGGGGCGAGGATTTCTTCTTCGCGCCCGACGAGTCGCATGTGCTGCTGGTCGATCGAAAGAATGGACTGCCGGTGCGCCGGCTCGAGCTGAGAGCGCAGGACGGACGCGTCGTTGGTGCAGAGGACACGATGGTGCGACTGCCGTAG
- a CDS encoding aminoglycoside phosphotransferase family protein, which produces MFEPYLSAWSLVPDGDPIVTHAARLLPVRRHGEPAMLKLSHEPDERLSAIVMEWWDGHGAARVLARGGVALLLESSTGWRRARSDYAAAALAPLNDTLRIRHFDISKK; this is translated from the coding sequence ATGTTCGAACCCTATCTCTCGGCCTGGAGCCTTGTCCCCGACGGCGATCCGATCGTGACGCACGCCGCACGGTTGCTGCCGGTGCGGCGGCACGGCGAGCCTGCCATGCTCAAGCTCTCGCACGAGCCAGACGAACGCCTCAGCGCCATCGTGATGGAATGGTGGGATGGCCACGGTGCGGCGCGGGTCCTTGCCCGTGGCGGCGTGGCGCTCCTGCTCGAGAGCTCGACCGGATGGCGTAGGGCGCGCAGCGACTACGCCGCCGCGGCGCTGGCTCCGCTCAACGACACACTCAGGATTCGCCACTTCGATATATCGAAGAAGTAG
- a CDS encoding sorbosone dehydrogenase family protein — MRRSRLIGLSVSVVTLAAISIARAGAEPVLKGAEAFGDWQRDRPGMVRLIRPQDLPKPGATASSSNSSRVVQRPASVVPQVPAGFKIELFASGLSGPRIIRTAPNGDIFVAETGPGRIRVLRSADGATKPATNEVYASGLNRPFGIAFFPNGDNPQWLYVANTDSIVRFAYRSGDLKASGKPETIVANLPHGYGHSTRDIVFTSDDKRMLVSVGSAGNAGEGLGRPPEGIEAWSRDHALGAAWGSETDRAAVLAFDPDGKNQKLFATGIRNCVGLAIQPGSGEPWCSTNERDGRGDNLVPDYVTRIREGAFYGWPWYYIGANEDPAHAGARPDLKDKVTIPDVLLQAHSASLGLTFYTGSSFPPEYRGDAFAAEHGSWNRSKRTGYKIIRIRLKGGAPTGEYEDFVTGFVIADNEVWGRPVGVTMARDGALLVSEDGNGTIWRVSHE, encoded by the coding sequence ATGCGAAGGTCAAGACTTATCGGCTTGAGTGTGTCGGTCGTCACCCTCGCAGCGATCAGCATCGCGCGGGCGGGCGCTGAACCCGTGCTGAAAGGCGCGGAAGCCTTCGGCGACTGGCAGCGCGACAGGCCGGGCATGGTGCGTCTGATCAGGCCGCAGGATTTGCCCAAGCCTGGCGCAACGGCCTCGAGCAGCAATTCGTCGCGCGTCGTGCAACGACCTGCCTCCGTGGTGCCGCAGGTGCCGGCGGGATTCAAGATCGAGCTGTTTGCAAGCGGGCTGAGCGGGCCGCGGATCATCCGGACCGCGCCCAATGGCGACATCTTCGTCGCGGAGACCGGCCCCGGCCGTATCCGTGTCCTCCGCAGCGCCGACGGCGCCACCAAGCCGGCGACCAATGAGGTCTATGCATCCGGACTGAACCGGCCGTTCGGCATCGCGTTCTTCCCGAACGGCGACAATCCGCAATGGCTCTACGTCGCCAACACCGACAGCATCGTGCGCTTCGCCTATCGCAGCGGCGACCTCAAGGCGTCGGGAAAGCCTGAGACCATTGTCGCAAATCTTCCGCACGGCTACGGCCATTCGACGCGTGACATCGTGTTCACATCGGACGACAAACGCATGCTGGTGTCGGTCGGCTCCGCCGGCAACGCGGGCGAGGGGCTGGGTAGGCCTCCCGAGGGCATCGAGGCCTGGAGTCGCGACCACGCACTTGGCGCCGCCTGGGGATCGGAAACCGACCGCGCCGCCGTGCTCGCCTTCGATCCCGACGGCAAGAACCAGAAACTGTTCGCGACGGGTATCCGCAACTGCGTCGGACTTGCGATCCAGCCTGGCAGCGGCGAACCTTGGTGTTCGACCAACGAGCGCGATGGCCGCGGCGACAATTTGGTGCCCGACTATGTGACGCGCATCCGCGAGGGCGCGTTCTACGGCTGGCCCTGGTACTATATCGGCGCCAACGAAGACCCCGCGCATGCCGGCGCGCGGCCCGACCTCAAGGACAAGGTGACGATTCCCGACGTGCTGTTGCAGGCGCACTCGGCTTCACTCGGCCTCACCTTCTACACCGGCAGCAGTTTTCCGCCCGAATATCGCGGCGATGCGTTTGCGGCCGAACACGGTTCGTGGAATCGGTCGAAGCGCACCGGCTACAAGATCATCCGCATCCGGCTGAAGGGTGGCGCGCCGACCGGCGAATATGAGGATTTCGTCACCGGCTTCGTCATCGCCGACAATGAGGTCTGGGGTCGTCCGGTGGGGGTCACCATGGCGCGCGACGGCGCACTGCTGGTCTCGGAAGACGGCAACGGCACAATCTGGCGCGTCAGCCACGAGTAG
- a CDS encoding DHA2 family efflux MFS transporter permease subunit, with product MSDVAAGGGASWSPERSAAGGHNPYLIAFVVSIATFMEVLDTTIANVALRHIAGGLAVGIDESTWIITSYLVANAIVLAISGWLSTVIGRKRFYMICVATFAFASLLCGFAWSLEALVLFRIIQGLGGGGMATSEQAILADSFPPAKRGQAFAIYGVAVVVAPVIGPTLGGWITDTYTWHWIFLINVPMGLISLFLVGTLVKEPSGAEEERKELLKKGLRVDYIGFVLVAIGLGSLEFVLDEGQRKDWFGSDLIVGFALASAVCLIALIPWELTREDPIVDLRLLGRRQFGSCFLVMLCTGAVLISSTQILPQLLQTELNYTALLAGLALSPGGIVTLILMPVVGNLVSRVQPKYLIALGGCIVAFSMWHLTGLNGDITYGYAALARIFLSAGLPFLFLPVTTASYDGVPPDKTNQASALINVARNLGGSMGVALAQTALAQRQQFHQSRLIEHAAPSDLGYQQTIDTMTRYFQSQGSNASDAAAQAIAWVGQTLQQQVDLLAYIDVFWLLSLVGLVMIPLALIIKPVDLTAPPKGH from the coding sequence ATGAGCGACGTCGCGGCCGGCGGCGGCGCATCGTGGTCGCCGGAGCGGTCGGCCGCCGGCGGGCACAATCCCTATCTGATTGCCTTCGTCGTCTCGATCGCGACGTTCATGGAAGTGCTCGACACCACGATCGCCAACGTGGCGCTACGCCATATCGCGGGCGGGCTGGCCGTCGGTATCGACGAGAGCACTTGGATCATCACCAGCTATCTCGTCGCCAATGCCATCGTGCTGGCGATCTCGGGCTGGCTGTCGACCGTGATCGGCCGCAAACGCTTCTACATGATCTGCGTCGCTACGTTCGCATTCGCCTCGCTGTTGTGCGGCTTTGCCTGGAGCCTGGAGGCGCTGGTCCTGTTCCGGATCATTCAGGGCCTTGGCGGCGGCGGGATGGCGACCAGCGAGCAGGCGATCCTCGCCGACTCCTTTCCGCCGGCCAAGCGTGGCCAGGCTTTCGCGATCTACGGCGTCGCCGTGGTGGTTGCCCCCGTGATCGGGCCGACGCTCGGCGGCTGGATCACCGACACCTATACCTGGCACTGGATCTTCCTGATCAACGTGCCGATGGGGCTGATCTCGCTGTTCCTGGTCGGGACGTTGGTCAAGGAGCCGTCCGGCGCCGAGGAAGAGCGCAAGGAGCTGCTCAAGAAGGGGCTGCGCGTCGACTATATCGGCTTTGTGCTGGTCGCGATCGGGCTCGGCTCGCTCGAATTCGTGCTCGACGAAGGCCAGCGCAAGGACTGGTTCGGGTCCGACCTGATCGTCGGCTTCGCGCTGGCTTCGGCGGTCTGCCTGATCGCACTGATCCCCTGGGAGCTGACGCGTGAGGACCCGATCGTCGACCTTCGCCTGCTGGGACGGCGCCAGTTCGGATCGTGCTTCCTGGTCATGCTGTGCACCGGCGCGGTCCTGATCTCGTCGACGCAGATCCTGCCCCAGCTGCTGCAGACCGAGCTGAACTATACCGCGCTGCTGGCCGGCCTCGCGCTGTCGCCGGGCGGCATCGTCACGCTGATCTTGATGCCGGTGGTCGGCAACCTCGTCAGTCGCGTCCAGCCGAAATACCTGATTGCGCTCGGCGGCTGCATCGTTGCGTTTTCGATGTGGCATCTGACGGGACTGAACGGCGACATCACCTATGGCTACGCCGCGCTGGCGCGCATCTTCCTCTCCGCGGGGCTTCCGTTCCTGTTTCTGCCGGTCACGACGGCGTCCTACGATGGCGTACCGCCGGACAAGACCAACCAGGCCTCGGCACTGATCAACGTGGCGCGCAACCTCGGCGGGTCGATGGGCGTCGCGCTGGCCCAGACCGCGCTGGCGCAACGCCAGCAATTCCACCAGAGCCGGCTCATCGAACACGCAGCGCCTTCCGATCTCGGGTATCAGCAGACTATCGATACGATGACGCGCTACTTCCAGTCGCAGGGGTCGAATGCATCGGATGCCGCGGCGCAGGCGATCGCCTGGGTTGGCCAGACCCTGCAGCAACAGGTCGATCTTCTCGCCTATATCGACGTGTTCTGGTTGCTCTCGCTCGTCGGCCTCGTGATGATCCCGCTCGCGCTGATCATCAAGCCGGTCGATCTGACGGCGCCACCGAAGGGGCATTAG